A genomic window from Ascaphus truei isolate aAscTru1 unplaced genomic scaffold, aAscTru1.hap1 HAP1_SCAFFOLD_2408, whole genome shotgun sequence includes:
- the LOC142479729 gene encoding uncharacterized protein LOC142479729 isoform X1 → MDVPKLLILFWSFQGGIQSISDTSYCADQLGTLRVDKGGSVTIPCRFSYPKDWDNSTEVRVYWREAQTAHCGNAKIIYDHTRNWTDANYTGRIFMVGDPNGSKTASIRIQGLKETDGPIFCCRVQIRNPNKQGGKVLGWQNQHGTFLMFPDLIQSNVSTAHSTQTAITKITTDQHASKDQGTLQSDFSTAHSTETTITKVQAATPASAAAATPASQQPWPSKNQLVIISLAVLIVIILCGIMIFLKMKGIICKPASNMKEASHQTANIQPRVQASTIHRDSANDGDADIRRDPEESEDILYAQIQMNLLIKRSPERGVRAEPETDPQVLYAAVRRADPQDLYATVQQRKRQDQ, encoded by the exons GAGGAATCCAGAGCATCTCGGATACATCTTACTGTGCCGACCAGTTAGGGACACTCAGGGTGGATAAGGGAGGCTCTGTCACCATCCCATGTAGGTTCAGCTACCCCAAGGACTGGGACAACTCCACAGAGGTGAGAGTGTATTGGAGAGAGGCACAAACTGCCCACTGTGGAAATGCTAAAATCATTTACGATCACACGAGAAACTGGACAGATGCAAATTACACAGGGaggatcttcatggtgggagaCCCAAATGGATCAAAGACGGCATCTATCAGAATCCAGGGGCTGAAGGAGACAGATGGTCCTATCTTCTGCTGCCGTGTGCAAATAAGAAACCCAAATAAACAGGGGGGAAAAGTGCTAGGCTGGCAAAACCAACACGGGACCTTCCTGATGTTTCCAG accttaTACAATCCAACGtcagcactgctcactccactcaAACAGCCATCACCAAAATAACGACTGACCAGCATGCTTCCAAAGACCAAG GCACGCTACAATCCGATTtcagcactgctcactccactgaaacaaccATCACCAAAGTCCAAG CAGCAACAccagcatcagcagcagcagcaactcctGCTTCTCAACAGCCATGGCCCAGCA AAAATCAACTAGTCATTATCTCCCTCGCTGTCCTTATTGTCATCATCTTGTGTGGGATTATGATCTTTCTGAAAATGAAAG GGATAATTTGCAAGCCCGCCAGTAATAT GAAAGAAGCGAGTCATCAAACCGCTAATATCCAACCGCGGGTACAGGCAAGCACTATACACA GGGATTCTGCAAATGACGGAGACGCAGATATCAGGAGAGACCCAGAG gAGTCCGAGGACATTCTTTATGCCCAGATACAAATGAACCTTTTAATTAAGAGAAGTCCCGAGAGGGGTGTAAGGGCCGAGCCTGAGACTGACCCACAGGTTCTGTACGCTGCTGTCAGACGAGCCGATCCTCAGGACTTATATGCAACCGTTCAACAAAGAAAACGCCAAGACCAATAA
- the LOC142479729 gene encoding uncharacterized protein LOC142479729 isoform X3 encodes MDVPKLLILFWSFQGGIQSISDTSYCADQLGTLRVDKGGSVTIPCRFSYPKDWDNSTEVRVYWREAQTAHCGNAKIIYDHTRNWTDANYTGRIFMVGDPNGSKTASIRIQGLKETDGPIFCCRVQIRNPNKQGGKVLGWQNQHGTFLMFPDLIQSNVSTAHSTQTAITKITTDQHASKDQGTLQSDFSTAHSTETTITKVQAATPASAAAATPASQQPWPSRIICKPASNMKEASHQTANIQPRVQASTIHRDSANDGDADIRRDPEESEDILYAQIQMNLLIKRSPERGVRAEPETDPQVLYAAVRRADPQDLYATVQQRKRQDQ; translated from the exons GAGGAATCCAGAGCATCTCGGATACATCTTACTGTGCCGACCAGTTAGGGACACTCAGGGTGGATAAGGGAGGCTCTGTCACCATCCCATGTAGGTTCAGCTACCCCAAGGACTGGGACAACTCCACAGAGGTGAGAGTGTATTGGAGAGAGGCACAAACTGCCCACTGTGGAAATGCTAAAATCATTTACGATCACACGAGAAACTGGACAGATGCAAATTACACAGGGaggatcttcatggtgggagaCCCAAATGGATCAAAGACGGCATCTATCAGAATCCAGGGGCTGAAGGAGACAGATGGTCCTATCTTCTGCTGCCGTGTGCAAATAAGAAACCCAAATAAACAGGGGGGAAAAGTGCTAGGCTGGCAAAACCAACACGGGACCTTCCTGATGTTTCCAG accttaTACAATCCAACGtcagcactgctcactccactcaAACAGCCATCACCAAAATAACGACTGACCAGCATGCTTCCAAAGACCAAG GCACGCTACAATCCGATTtcagcactgctcactccactgaaacaaccATCACCAAAGTCCAAG CAGCAACAccagcatcagcagcagcagcaactcctGCTTCTCAACAGCCATGGCCCAGCA GGATAATTTGCAAGCCCGCCAGTAATAT GAAAGAAGCGAGTCATCAAACCGCTAATATCCAACCGCGGGTACAGGCAAGCACTATACACA GGGATTCTGCAAATGACGGAGACGCAGATATCAGGAGAGACCCAGAG gAGTCCGAGGACATTCTTTATGCCCAGATACAAATGAACCTTTTAATTAAGAGAAGTCCCGAGAGGGGTGTAAGGGCCGAGCCTGAGACTGACCCACAGGTTCTGTACGCTGCTGTCAGACGAGCCGATCCTCAGGACTTATATGCAACCGTTCAACAAAGAAAACGCCAAGACCAATAA
- the LOC142479729 gene encoding uncharacterized protein LOC142479729 isoform X2, with translation MDVPKLLILFWSFQGGIQSISDTSYCADQLGTLRVDKGGSVTIPCRFSYPKDWDNSTEVRVYWREAQTAHCGNAKIIYDHTRNWTDANYTGRIFMVGDPNGSKTASIRIQGLKETDGPIFCCRVQIRNPNKQGGKVLGWQNQHGTFLMFPDLIQSNVSTAHSTQTAITKITTDQHASKDQGTLQSDFSTAHSTETTITKVQATPASAAAATPASQQPWPSKNQLVIISLAVLIVIILCGIMIFLKMKGIICKPASNMKEASHQTANIQPRVQASTIHRDSANDGDADIRRDPEESEDILYAQIQMNLLIKRSPERGVRAEPETDPQVLYAAVRRADPQDLYATVQQRKRQDQ, from the exons GAGGAATCCAGAGCATCTCGGATACATCTTACTGTGCCGACCAGTTAGGGACACTCAGGGTGGATAAGGGAGGCTCTGTCACCATCCCATGTAGGTTCAGCTACCCCAAGGACTGGGACAACTCCACAGAGGTGAGAGTGTATTGGAGAGAGGCACAAACTGCCCACTGTGGAAATGCTAAAATCATTTACGATCACACGAGAAACTGGACAGATGCAAATTACACAGGGaggatcttcatggtgggagaCCCAAATGGATCAAAGACGGCATCTATCAGAATCCAGGGGCTGAAGGAGACAGATGGTCCTATCTTCTGCTGCCGTGTGCAAATAAGAAACCCAAATAAACAGGGGGGAAAAGTGCTAGGCTGGCAAAACCAACACGGGACCTTCCTGATGTTTCCAG accttaTACAATCCAACGtcagcactgctcactccactcaAACAGCCATCACCAAAATAACGACTGACCAGCATGCTTCCAAAGACCAAG GCACGCTACAATCCGATTtcagcactgctcactccactgaaacaaccATCACCAAAGTCCAAG CAACAccagcatcagcagcagcagcaactcctGCTTCTCAACAGCCATGGCCCAGCA AAAATCAACTAGTCATTATCTCCCTCGCTGTCCTTATTGTCATCATCTTGTGTGGGATTATGATCTTTCTGAAAATGAAAG GGATAATTTGCAAGCCCGCCAGTAATAT GAAAGAAGCGAGTCATCAAACCGCTAATATCCAACCGCGGGTACAGGCAAGCACTATACACA GGGATTCTGCAAATGACGGAGACGCAGATATCAGGAGAGACCCAGAG gAGTCCGAGGACATTCTTTATGCCCAGATACAAATGAACCTTTTAATTAAGAGAAGTCCCGAGAGGGGTGTAAGGGCCGAGCCTGAGACTGACCCACAGGTTCTGTACGCTGCTGTCAGACGAGCCGATCCTCAGGACTTATATGCAACCGTTCAACAAAGAAAACGCCAAGACCAATAA
- the LOC142479729 gene encoding uncharacterized protein LOC142479729 isoform X4 translates to MDVPKLLILFWSFQGGIQSISDTSYCADQLGTLRVDKGGSVTIPCRFSYPKDWDNSTEVRVYWREAQTAHCGNAKIIYDHTRNWTDANYTGRIFMVGDPNGSKTASIRIQGLKETDGPIFCCRVQIRNPNKQGGKVLGWQNQHGTFLMFPDLIQSNVSTAHSTQTAITKITTDQHASKDQGTLQSDFSTAHSTETTITKVQATPASAAAATPASQQPWPSRIICKPASNMKEASHQTANIQPRVQASTIHRDSANDGDADIRRDPEESEDILYAQIQMNLLIKRSPERGVRAEPETDPQVLYAAVRRADPQDLYATVQQRKRQDQ, encoded by the exons GAGGAATCCAGAGCATCTCGGATACATCTTACTGTGCCGACCAGTTAGGGACACTCAGGGTGGATAAGGGAGGCTCTGTCACCATCCCATGTAGGTTCAGCTACCCCAAGGACTGGGACAACTCCACAGAGGTGAGAGTGTATTGGAGAGAGGCACAAACTGCCCACTGTGGAAATGCTAAAATCATTTACGATCACACGAGAAACTGGACAGATGCAAATTACACAGGGaggatcttcatggtgggagaCCCAAATGGATCAAAGACGGCATCTATCAGAATCCAGGGGCTGAAGGAGACAGATGGTCCTATCTTCTGCTGCCGTGTGCAAATAAGAAACCCAAATAAACAGGGGGGAAAAGTGCTAGGCTGGCAAAACCAACACGGGACCTTCCTGATGTTTCCAG accttaTACAATCCAACGtcagcactgctcactccactcaAACAGCCATCACCAAAATAACGACTGACCAGCATGCTTCCAAAGACCAAG GCACGCTACAATCCGATTtcagcactgctcactccactgaaacaaccATCACCAAAGTCCAAG CAACAccagcatcagcagcagcagcaactcctGCTTCTCAACAGCCATGGCCCAGCA GGATAATTTGCAAGCCCGCCAGTAATAT GAAAGAAGCGAGTCATCAAACCGCTAATATCCAACCGCGGGTACAGGCAAGCACTATACACA GGGATTCTGCAAATGACGGAGACGCAGATATCAGGAGAGACCCAGAG gAGTCCGAGGACATTCTTTATGCCCAGATACAAATGAACCTTTTAATTAAGAGAAGTCCCGAGAGGGGTGTAAGGGCCGAGCCTGAGACTGACCCACAGGTTCTGTACGCTGCTGTCAGACGAGCCGATCCTCAGGACTTATATGCAACCGTTCAACAAAGAAAACGCCAAGACCAATAA
- the LOC142479729 gene encoding uncharacterized protein LOC142479729 isoform X5, translated as MDVPKLLILFWSFQDLIQSNVSTAHSTQTAITKITTDQHASKDQGTLQSDFSTAHSTETTITKVQAATPASAAAATPASQQPWPSKNQLVIISLAVLIVIILCGIMIFLKMKGIICKPASNMKEASHQTANIQPRVQASTIHRDSANDGDADIRRDPEESEDILYAQIQMNLLIKRSPERGVRAEPETDPQVLYAAVRRADPQDLYATVQQRKRQDQ; from the exons accttaTACAATCCAACGtcagcactgctcactccactcaAACAGCCATCACCAAAATAACGACTGACCAGCATGCTTCCAAAGACCAAG GCACGCTACAATCCGATTtcagcactgctcactccactgaaacaaccATCACCAAAGTCCAAG CAGCAACAccagcatcagcagcagcagcaactcctGCTTCTCAACAGCCATGGCCCAGCA AAAATCAACTAGTCATTATCTCCCTCGCTGTCCTTATTGTCATCATCTTGTGTGGGATTATGATCTTTCTGAAAATGAAAG GGATAATTTGCAAGCCCGCCAGTAATAT GAAAGAAGCGAGTCATCAAACCGCTAATATCCAACCGCGGGTACAGGCAAGCACTATACACA GGGATTCTGCAAATGACGGAGACGCAGATATCAGGAGAGACCCAGAG gAGTCCGAGGACATTCTTTATGCCCAGATACAAATGAACCTTTTAATTAAGAGAAGTCCCGAGAGGGGTGTAAGGGCCGAGCCTGAGACTGACCCACAGGTTCTGTACGCTGCTGTCAGACGAGCCGATCCTCAGGACTTATATGCAACCGTTCAACAAAGAAAACGCCAAGACCAATAA